The following are encoded together in the Ezakiella massiliensis genome:
- a CDS encoding metal-dependent transcriptional regulator codes for MLHREFAEENYLEAIYILSLEKDEVRNMDLANYLEYKRPTITRMLKKLENKGLIIYGEDKIIHLTEESKTFCKKMYTRHKYLTDVFIRLGIDAKNAEDEACLIEHVISDETFEKLKKHFDYNL; via the coding sequence ATTCTACACAGGGAATTTGCAGAGGAAAATTATTTAGAAGCTATATATATTTTATCTTTGGAAAAAGATGAAGTAAGAAACATGGATCTTGCTAATTACTTAGAGTATAAAAGACCCACTATTACAAGAATGCTAAAAAAACTTGAAAATAAAGGGTTGATTATTTATGGTGAAGATAAAATAATACACTTAACAGAGGAGTCAAAAACATTTTGCAAAAAAATGTATACAAGGCATAAATATTTAACGGACGTATTTATAAGACTTGGAATAGATGCAAAAAATGCTGAAGACGAAGCTTGTCTTATAGAGCATGTTATTTCTGATGAAACTTTTGAAAAATTAAAAAAACATTTCGATTATAATTTATAG